The Fusobacterium perfoetens ATCC 29250 genome includes a window with the following:
- a CDS encoding type II toxin-antitoxin system HipA family toxin: MEIIKSLQVFYNNIKVGTLAILSNNLVAFEYDSKWLVEGFSISPFSLPLVKKVFIPKIDPFDGLFGVFSDSLPDGWGKLLVDRMLLNQKINPREINSLNRLAIVGESGMGALTYRPDYNFKIEEKESDLDKLAIACNEILNTNYSENLDKLFLLGGSSGGARPKILTNINNEEWIIKFPSSYDVKDIGKIEYEYSLCARKCGIEFPETKLFSSKISSGYFGVKRFDRKLTEDGKEKRIHMISVSGLLETSHRLPNLDYNTLMQLTLKLTDSFDEVRKMYRLMCFNVFAHNRDDHSKNFSFIYDEDTKKWKLSPAYDLTYSYSINGEHATTIDGEGKNPTIKNILKVAENIGMNMEEARYIAEDIEKIIKKDLGKILKKMK; this comes from the coding sequence ATGGAAATTATTAAATCTTTACAGGTATTTTATAATAACATAAAAGTAGGAACTTTAGCTATATTATCAAATAATCTTGTAGCTTTTGAATATGATAGTAAATGGTTAGTGGAGGGTTTTTCTATAAGTCCATTTAGTTTACCTTTAGTAAAAAAAGTTTTTATTCCAAAGATAGACCCTTTTGATGGATTATTTGGAGTATTTTCTGATAGTTTGCCTGATGGTTGGGGTAAACTTTTAGTAGATAGAATGCTTCTTAATCAAAAAATAAATCCTAGAGAAATAAATTCATTAAATAGATTAGCTATAGTTGGAGAATCTGGAATGGGAGCATTAACTTATAGACCAGACTATAATTTTAAAATAGAAGAAAAAGAGAGTGATTTAGATAAATTAGCTATAGCTTGTAATGAAATTTTAAATACAAATTATTCAGAAAATTTAGACAAACTTTTTTTACTTGGAGGTTCTTCAGGGGGAGCAAGACCAAAGATTTTAACTAATATAAACAATGAAGAATGGATAATAAAATTCCCATCTTCTTATGATGTAAAAGATATAGGAAAAATAGAGTATGAATATTCATTATGTGCTAGAAAATGTGGAATCGAATTTCCTGAAACAAAATTATTTTCTTCAAAAATTTCATCAGGATATTTTGGAGTAAAAAGATTTGATAGAAAATTGACTGAAGATGGAAAAGAAAAAAGAATACATATGATTTCTGTAAGTGGATTATTAGAAACTTCTCATAGATTACCTAATCTTGATTATAATACTTTAATGCAACTTACTTTAAAACTTACAGATAGTTTTGATGAAGTAAGAAAAATGTATAGATTAATGTGTTTTAATGTTTTTGCTCATAATAGAGATGACCATTCAAAGAATTTTTCATTTATTTATGATGAGGATACAAAAAAATGGAAACTTTCTCCAGCTTATGATTTGACTTATAGTTATTCTATAAATGGAGAACATGCTACAACAATAGATGGAGAGGGAAAAAATCCAACTATAAAAAATATATTAAAAGTTGCTGAAAATATAGGAATGAATATGGAAGAAGCTAGGTATATAGCTGAGGATATAGAAAAAATAATAAAAAAAGATTTAGGGAAAATATTAAAGAAAATGAAATAA
- a CDS encoding helix-turn-helix domain-containing protein, with product MEFDFLKNTTPKEIQLEIVKNVRRKRKELKLTQEELAKKSGVSFGSIKRFENTGEISLFSLIKIAIALECEEEFLELFKKKEYYSIEEIINGNY from the coding sequence ATGGAATTTGATTTTTTAAAGAATACAACACCTAAAGAAATTCAATTAGAAATAGTAAAAAATGTTAGGAGAAAAAGAAAAGAATTAAAATTGACACAGGAGGAATTAGCCAAAAAGTCGGGGGTGAGTTTTGGTTCTATAAAAAGATTTGAAAATACAGGTGAAATTTCTCTATTTTCTCTTATAAAAATTGCTATTGCCTTAGAATGTGAAGAAGAATTTTTAGAATTATTTAAGAAAAAAGAGTATTATTCTATAGAGGAGATTATTAATGGAAATTATTAA
- a CDS encoding Hsp20/alpha crystallin family protein, which yields MLMPSIFRRGFMNDVFDDDFFMDGFKNQKSMGSTDIKELENSYLLEVELPGFAKEDIKAEINNGYLVITASHNENKDEKDNEGRYIRKERYTGQCTRSFYIGENLTQEDIKGKFENGILKLEVPKKEIQEKLPEKRYIQIEG from the coding sequence ATGTTGATGCCAAGTATTTTTAGAAGAGGATTTATGAATGATGTTTTTGATGATGATTTCTTTATGGATGGTTTTAAAAACCAAAAATCAATGGGTAGCACAGATATTAAAGAGTTAGAAAACTCATATTTATTAGAAGTAGAACTTCCAGGATTTGCTAAAGAAGATATAAAAGCTGAAATTAATAATGGATATTTAGTTATCACAGCTTCTCACAATGAAAATAAAGATGAAAAAGACAATGAAGGAAGATATATAAGAAAAGAAAGATATACAGGACAATGTACTAGAAGTTTCTACATTGGTGAAAATCTAACTCAAGAAGATATAAAAGGTAAATTTGAAAATGGTATTTTGAAACTAGAAGTTCCAAAAAAAGAAATTCAAGAAAAATTACCTGAAAAAAGATATATTCAAATAGAAGGATAA